The window GCACTCATCTTCGCCTCAGCACGGGCGCGAGCGCGAGCCTCAGTACGAGACTGGGGCGCCTTGGGGGTCCCAGCAGAGCCAGCGAACACCGCGGCAGGGAAGACCTGGCCACAACCACTGCCCATGGGAGCGGGATCGAAGGGCGCGCGGTCCGGGGGATAGTCCTGGTGAGGGATATCCGGGATGCGGCTCATAGCCTCCTGCAGACGATCGTGGGCGCGACGCATGCGCGCGAACTGGAGCAGCTTCTGGTCGCGGGCAGATTCAACCTTGTTGAGGTCAGGAATCATGGACTCGAAGGTCTCTGCATCTAATGCAAGCGTCTCTGCCATAGCCTTGCCCTTTTCGTCGTGAGTGAGCTTGCGCTGGTCAGCGAGGAAGCCCATGGCGACCAGGCGGTCGACGTTCTGCTTGATGAGGTCCTTTGCGGTGGGATCCTCAGGCTTGCAGGCGTGCAGGATGTGGTTCATGCCGGCGGTATTAACGGCGGACATCTTGACAGTGTTTCCTTTCTCCCATTTCTTGGCCTGGGCCAGCTTCGCCTGGTGCATTGTTAGATATCATGTTTTGTCATGGCTGATGTATGTGATGGAAACTTACATGCTCGATAGTGAGATCCTCGTCCTTGTCGCCCTGGTTATCAACCTCGTcagcgctgctgctggagaaaTTCGTGTTTATAATTACCAGTTGCCCTTCCTCCAGACCACCGAATTCAGACACTGGGAGCTCGCCAAGAGGGACTCGAGCACGAGTGCGAGCGGCAGGCTTCGCATCAGCAACGGCAGCAGCCTTGCCAgtctcctcttcgtcattgGTGTCGATGATGGTACTCGCTTCAGAGTAGTTGCTATGactgttttcctttttctggAGAGATAGCTTGCAGGTGCCCTGTGTAAGAAGctcctcatcgtcgtggttattcttcagcttcttcgcaTCAAATTCCTGGGGAGTGATCTCGCTGCGCTTCATGGTAGAGGTATTGGAGAGACAATCTTATCAAGTTAGTGACTCCGTAACAAATTCCAGGAGACGAGAATGGAAAGATCCTACTGCTGTCAGAGAAATGGTTACTCGCAGGAGTGTGGGGGATAGAGGtcagaggaagaggattgCAGATGGCAGCCCtgccttctttcttcgtggAAGTCGGAGGCGTAACCTCGGAAACATTCTGGGCATCCGCAACATTGGAGGCACGCACTCCAATGCTGGAAGAATCGGTGGTAGACATGTTGCTCGGTAGGAGATATGGTTGGGATGAGGGTAGAGCGCAtggaatgaatggatgggccagatgagatggatggtGGGAGATACAAATGAATGTATGTGAATGGCTTAGGGAGAAGACAAAAGGAAACCGAAGAATGAGTTGCATGCAGCTTTGCATTTGGCATGAGCTGCCTCTACTTGCAAGTGATATCGCCCGATCTACTTCCCTAGTAGTTCACTTTGGGATTAGGGTTAGCATAGATGCGTACCAAGTAGCGCCACCTCAACATGAAAATGATTATTTATTATGCTATCAAAATTACATTTTCTCATGCTCTGCCTGAATTTAATTGTTTTTACTTTTTCTTATCTTTAATCTGATCATCTGTTTTGGTAGGAGGGCATGATGACCCTAAATTGGGGTGTGAAGATCACTTTGATAGTGAAGGTCTAACATGCATTTTGAAAATGAGACATAGAATTAAGGTGCTGCGCTGTTATGTATAATGCACGAGTTTGACATTCTCTGAATAACATTTGGTTGATACTCACAAAGGAATATAATAAGCACTTCTTCTATAAAAGGCAGTCAATGAGAAACGGTTTGATATTTACACTCTATTCTAGTATTTCTATCAGCATTCTAAAGCTTCgatgccttcttctcccaggctACAACATTCTCCAGTCCCCTTCTCTGG of the Penicillium psychrofluorescens genome assembly, chromosome: 1 genome contains:
- a CDS encoding uncharacterized protein (ID:PFLUO_001398-T1.cds;~source:funannotate), producing MSTTDSSSIGVRASNVADAQNVSEVTPPTSTKKEGRAAICNPLPLTSIPHTPASNHFSDSNCLSNTSTMKRSEITPQEFDAKKLKNNHDDEELLTQGTCKLSLQKKENSHSNYSEASTIIDTNDEEETGKAAAVADAKPAARTRARVPLGELPVSEFGGLEEGQLVIINTNFSSSSADEVDNQGDKDEDLTIEHAKLAQAKKWEKGNTVKMSAVNTAGMNHILHACKPEDPTAKDLIKQNVDRLVAMGFLADQRKLTHDEKGKAMAETLALDAETFESMIPDLNKVESARDQKLLQFARMRRAHDRLQEAMSRIPDIPHQDYPPDRAPFDPAPMGSGCGQVFPAAVFAGSAGTPKAPQSRTEARARARAEAKMSAKIEKAKKDL